A window of Candidatus Angelobacter sp. genomic DNA:
AAATCGCCGCCGGACATGGTTTCGCGGGCATTTCACCCGGGAAACTGAACAGGAACTTTGCGGCGGCCTGGCGGGCGAAGAATGACTTTCAGCACACATTGCCCGAATGGTCGGCTCTGGTGGACCAGTCGTTTGCCGGTTTGTGCGATGTGCCGCCCAGCCGGACATTTTTTCCCGCCATTTACGAGCGCTTCAGCACCGCGGACGTGTGGCGCACCTATGAGGACGTGCTGCCCGCGCTCGACGCGCTTGCCTCGCGAGACATGCGCCTGGCAATTGTATCCAACTGGGACGAACGGTTGCGTCCCTTGCTGCAGCAGTTGCGGCTCGACCGTTATTTCGAAACCTTCATCGTCTCGTGTGA
This region includes:
- a CDS encoding HAD-IA family hydrolase — translated: MQSRGNIQVVTFDVGGTLIQPWPSVGHVYAEIAAGHGFAGISPGKLNRNFAAAWRAKNDFQHTLPEWSALVDQSFAGLCDVPPSRTFFPAIYERFSTADVWRTYEDVLPALDALASRDMRLAIVSNWDERLRPLLQQLRLDRYFETFIVSCEVGFAKPSPVIFEQASKKTGVAPGQILHVGDSFTDDVTGARAAGCGALLIDRANAAAGADRISSLRELEAVVFSSAPGGS